Proteins encoded in a region of the Methylosinus trichosporium OB3b genome:
- the lspA gene encoding signal peptidase II: MFLTFSPPSPRALGAVAAFIALTLDQAHKFFMLNVFDIAQRQPVRLTSFLDVVLSWNKGVSYSLLASQTAGTRLLLILFQASVVGCLVFWLWRAPRRLTAAALGFVVGGALGNVADRLRFGAVADFFFFHTALPVGPLANYVFNVADAAIFLGVVLLLLEGVSAGPTARPSAAER; this comes from the coding sequence TTGTTTCTCACCTTCTCCCCACCCTCGCCGCGCGCCCTCGGCGCCGTGGCCGCGTTCATCGCGCTCACGCTCGATCAGGCGCATAAATTTTTCATGCTGAATGTATTCGACATCGCCCAGCGGCAGCCGGTTCGACTCACGTCCTTTCTCGACGTCGTGCTCTCCTGGAACAAGGGCGTCTCTTATTCTCTGCTCGCCTCGCAGACGGCGGGGACGCGATTGCTGCTGATTCTGTTCCAGGCCTCGGTGGTCGGCTGCCTCGTCTTCTGGCTGTGGCGCGCGCCGCGGCGGCTGACGGCGGCGGCGCTCGGCTTCGTCGTGGGCGGCGCGCTCGGCAATGTCGCGGATCGGCTGCGATTCGGCGCCGTCGCCGATTTCTTCTTCTTTCACACGGCCTTGCCGGTCGGACCGCTGGCCAATTACGTGTTCAATGTGGCCGATGCGGCGATTTTCCTCGGCGTGGTTCTGCTGCTGCTCGAAGGGGTCTCAGCCGGTCCGACGGCGCGGCCGAGCGCGGCGGAAAGGTGA
- the thiD gene encoding bifunctional hydroxymethylpyrimidine kinase/phosphomethylpyrimidine kinase gives MAPPIPKVLSIAGSDPSGGAGVQADIKTISALRCYAMAAVTSLTAQNTRGVGLVHALAPAVVTAQIDAIFADIAVDAVKIGMVAEPDIAAAVADALTRGGASVIVLDPVLVSTHGDALGGPGLVAAARSQLLPLARLVTPNLGEAAALLGGEAARDPRQMAEQARALVGLGAQAALVKGGHLEGEPVDILFDGAHIHEFHGRRVATRNTHGTGCALSAAIAARLAYGDALAEAVAAAKAWLEDALAAADDLALGGGAGPPHHFFAVWR, from the coding sequence ATGGCGCCGCCAATTCCCAAGGTCCTCTCGATCGCCGGCTCCGATCCGAGCGGCGGCGCCGGCGTGCAGGCCGACATCAAGACCATTTCCGCGCTGCGCTGCTACGCCATGGCCGCGGTGACCTCGCTCACCGCGCAGAACACGCGCGGCGTCGGCCTCGTTCACGCCCTTGCTCCAGCCGTCGTCACGGCGCAGATCGACGCGATCTTCGCCGACATCGCCGTCGATGCGGTGAAGATCGGCATGGTGGCGGAGCCGGACATCGCCGCGGCGGTCGCCGATGCGCTGACCCGCGGCGGAGCGAGCGTCATCGTCCTCGATCCCGTGCTGGTCTCGACCCATGGCGACGCCCTCGGCGGCCCTGGCCTCGTCGCAGCGGCGCGGTCGCAGCTGCTGCCGCTGGCGAGGCTGGTCACGCCCAATCTCGGCGAGGCGGCGGCGCTGCTCGGCGGCGAGGCGGCGCGCGATCCGCGGCAGATGGCCGAGCAAGCGCGGGCGCTCGTCGGGCTCGGAGCGCAGGCGGCGCTCGTGAAGGGCGGGCATCTCGAGGGCGAACCGGTCGATATCCTCTTCGACGGCGCGCATATCCACGAATTCCACGGACGGCGCGTCGCGACGCGCAACACCCATGGCACCGGCTGCGCGCTCTCCGCCGCGATCGCCGCGCGCCTCGCTTATGGCGACGCACTCGCCGAAGCCGTGGCCGCGGCGAAGGCCTGGCTCGAGGACGCGTTGGCCGCGGCCGACGATCTCGCGCTCGGAGGCGGCGCCGGACCGCCGCATCATTTCTTCGCGGTCTGGCGATGA
- a CDS encoding WD40 repeat domain-containing protein, producing MTAAPTSLTESFTPISAGAGVVDAGFLGDAPVFALADGRVLICGASEPRAVAAHEDGAILVAATDGRRLITGGDDGRVVATDAAGVSEIVADQKGRWIDALAARADGTIAWSAGRELRVRSPKGEVKTLELPSTSRGIAFFPKGYRLAIAHYNGASLWFPNAAAAPETLEWKGSHLDAAVSPDGKFVLTSMQENMLHGWRVADGKNLRMAGYPAKTRSLSWSADGKWLATSGADACIVWPFQGKDGPMGQSPRECGVRSQIKVSRVAFHPTALVVAVGYEDGMVLLCRLTDGAELLARRQGEGSAQRVSTLVWDAKGARLVVGDEAGGAGVLTLPRG from the coding sequence GTGACCGCCGCACCGACCTCCCTGACCGAATCTTTCACGCCGATCTCCGCCGGAGCCGGCGTCGTCGACGCCGGCTTTCTCGGCGACGCCCCGGTCTTCGCCCTGGCCGACGGGCGCGTGCTGATCTGCGGCGCCAGCGAGCCGCGCGCCGTCGCGGCGCATGAGGACGGCGCGATTCTGGTCGCGGCGACCGATGGCCGGCGCCTCATCACCGGCGGCGACGACGGTCGCGTGGTCGCCACCGACGCCGCGGGCGTGAGCGAGATCGTCGCCGACCAAAAAGGCCGCTGGATCGACGCTCTCGCCGCGCGCGCCGATGGGACCATCGCCTGGTCGGCGGGGCGCGAGCTGCGCGTCCGCTCGCCCAAGGGCGAGGTCAAGACGCTGGAGCTGCCCTCGACCTCGCGCGGGATCGCCTTCTTCCCCAAGGGCTATCGGCTCGCCATCGCGCATTATAATGGGGCGAGCCTATGGTTCCCCAACGCCGCCGCCGCGCCGGAGACGCTCGAATGGAAAGGCTCGCATCTCGACGCGGCGGTCTCGCCGGACGGCAAATTCGTGCTGACCTCGATGCAGGAGAACATGCTGCACGGCTGGCGCGTCGCCGACGGCAAGAATCTGCGCATGGCCGGCTATCCGGCGAAGACCCGCTCTTTGTCCTGGTCGGCGGACGGCAAATGGCTCGCCACTTCCGGAGCCGACGCCTGCATCGTCTGGCCGTTCCAGGGCAAGGACGGGCCGATGGGCCAGTCGCCGCGCGAATGCGGCGTGCGCTCGCAGATCAAAGTGTCGCGCGTCGCCTTTCATCCGACCGCCCTCGTCGTCGCCGTCGGCTATGAGGACGGCATGGTGCTGTTGTGCCGGCTGACCGACGGCGCCGAGCTGCTGGCGCGGCGGCAAGGCGAGGGGAGCGCGCAGCGCGTCTCGACGCTCGTCTGGGACGCGAAAGGCGCCCGCCTCGTCGTCGGCGACGAGGCGGGCGGCGCCGGCGTGCTGACGCTGCCGCGCGGCTGA
- a CDS encoding AraC family transcriptional regulator — translation MNVEIIEQAAIRAHALAHEGAVATIPETWARLWRWHERAGLAGSPLCPIGVSYDDPEAECGFRYYAGLFFPAGFEGAGDLRILDIPGGRYASYRHVGPYSDIAGAFQNLYGEWLPSSGHEPDDRPALEIYRNTPCDTPAERLVTDLLVPVREG, via the coding sequence ATGAATGTCGAAATCATCGAGCAGGCGGCGATCCGCGCTCACGCTCTGGCGCATGAGGGAGCTGTCGCCACCATTCCAGAGACATGGGCGCGGCTGTGGCGCTGGCACGAGCGGGCCGGCCTCGCCGGCAGTCCTCTCTGTCCGATCGGCGTAAGCTATGACGATCCGGAGGCCGAATGCGGCTTTCGTTATTATGCCGGCCTCTTCTTTCCCGCGGGCTTCGAAGGCGCCGGCGACCTGCGCATCCTCGACATTCCCGGCGGCCGCTACGCCTCCTATCGGCATGTCGGCCCCTATTCCGACATCGCCGGCGCCTTTCAAAACCTCTATGGCGAGTGGCTTCCGTCGAGCGGCCATGAGCCGGACGATCGGCCAGCGCTCGAGATCTATCGCAACACGCCTTGCGACACTCCGGCGGAAAGGCTTGTCACTGATCTCCTCGTTCCGGTGAGGGAGGGATAA
- a CDS encoding 2-isopropylmalate synthase — protein MTQSVTPATDADRVVIFDTTLRDGEQSPGASMTFEEKLEVADVLDALGVDIIEAGFPIASQGDFDSVFEIAKRAKNATIAGLARASAKDIDRCGEALRPARNARIHTFISTSPVHMKYKLQMEPEKVLEMIASSVSRARNHVADVEWSAEDGTRTEHDFLCRCVETAIAAGATTINIPDTVGYSTPQEYEALFRMVRERVPNSDRAIFSVHCHDDLGLAVANSLAGVRGGARQIECTINGIGERAGNAALEEVVMAMRTRPDALPFHTGIDAKMLTRASKLVSAVTSFPVQYNKAIVGRNAFAHESGIHQDGMLKNAHTYEIMTPESVGVTKTSLVMGKHSGRHAFKEKLKELGYELGENALEDAFKRFKDLADRKKLVYDEDIVALVDDEIVTANDHIKVAALTVIAGTNGPQSAALTLDIDGEKKTHQATGNGPVDAIFNAIKALAPHDAKLELFQVHAVTEGTDAQAEVSVRLSEDGKSVTGRGADPDTLVASARAYVAALNRLMVKRAKTKPEAMKAG, from the coding sequence ATGACCCAATCCGTCACTCCCGCGACCGACGCCGATCGCGTCGTCATTTTCGACACCACTCTGCGCGACGGCGAGCAGTCGCCCGGCGCCTCCATGACCTTCGAGGAGAAGCTCGAGGTCGCCGATGTTCTGGACGCTCTGGGCGTCGACATTATCGAGGCCGGCTTCCCGATCGCCAGCCAGGGCGATTTCGACTCTGTGTTCGAGATCGCCAAGCGCGCGAAGAACGCCACCATCGCCGGTCTCGCCCGCGCCAGCGCCAAGGACATCGACCGCTGCGGCGAGGCGCTGCGCCCCGCCCGCAACGCGCGCATCCACACCTTCATCTCCACCTCGCCGGTCCATATGAAATACAAGCTCCAGATGGAGCCGGAAAAAGTGCTGGAGATGATCGCGTCATCCGTCTCTCGCGCGCGCAATCATGTCGCCGACGTCGAATGGTCGGCCGAGGACGGCACCCGCACCGAGCATGATTTCCTCTGCCGCTGCGTCGAGACGGCGATCGCCGCCGGCGCGACGACGATCAATATTCCGGACACTGTCGGCTATTCGACGCCGCAGGAATATGAGGCGCTGTTCCGCATGGTGCGCGAGCGCGTGCCCAATTCGGACAGAGCGATCTTCTCGGTCCATTGCCACGACGATCTCGGCCTCGCCGTCGCCAACTCGCTGGCCGGCGTGCGCGGCGGCGCGCGGCAGATCGAATGCACGATCAACGGCATCGGCGAGCGCGCCGGCAACGCCGCGCTGGAAGAGGTGGTGATGGCGATGCGCACGCGTCCCGACGCGCTGCCGTTCCACACCGGCATCGACGCCAAGATGCTGACCCGCGCGTCGAAGCTGGTCTCGGCGGTGACCTCCTTCCCGGTGCAATACAATAAGGCGATCGTCGGCCGGAACGCCTTCGCGCATGAGAGCGGCATCCATCAGGACGGCATGCTGAAAAATGCGCATACGTATGAAATCATGACGCCGGAGAGCGTCGGCGTCACCAAGACGTCGCTGGTGATGGGCAAGCACTCCGGCCGTCACGCCTTCAAGGAGAAGCTGAAGGAGCTGGGCTATGAGCTCGGCGAGAATGCGCTGGAGGACGCGTTCAAGCGCTTCAAGGATTTGGCCGACCGCAAGAAGCTGGTCTATGACGAGGACATCGTCGCTCTGGTCGACGACGAGATCGTGACCGCCAACGACCATATCAAGGTCGCCGCGCTCACCGTCATCGCCGGCACCAATGGCCCGCAGAGCGCGGCGCTGACGCTCGACATAGACGGCGAGAAGAAGACGCATCAGGCGACCGGCAACGGCCCGGTCGACGCCATCTTCAACGCCATCAAGGCGCTGGCGCCGCATGACGCCAAGCTCGAATTGTTCCAGGTGCATGCCGTCACCGAAGGCACCGATGCCCAAGCGGAAGTCTCCGTGCGTCTTTCGGAAGACGGCAAATCGGTCACCGGCCGCGGCGCCGATCCGGATACTCTGGTCGCCTCGGCCCGCGCCTATGTGGCGGCGCTGAACCGGCTGATGGTGAAGCGCGCCAAGACGAAGCCCGAGGCGATGAAGGCGGGCTGA
- the acnA gene encoding aconitate hydratase AcnA: MPSLDSFKALDTLKVGDDAYHYFSLKAAEANGLTGVARLPYSLRVLLENLLRNEDGRSVTKEHIEGFSKWLTEKGKAEREIAFRPARVLMQDFTGVPAVVDLAAMRDAFVALGGDPQKINPLVPVDLVIDHSVIVDEFGTRKALDANVELEYERNGERYRFLKWGQSSFDNFRVVPPGTGICHQVNLEFLAQTVWTKKEKTRNADGKKETIEYAYPDTLVGTDSHTTMVNGLAVLGWGVGGIEAEAAMLGQPLSMLIPEVVGFELTGEPKEGVTATDIVLTVTQMLRKKGVVGKFVEFFGKGLAHLSLADRATIANMAPEYGATCGFFPVDAETLDYLKMSGRSNSRIDLVEAYAKAQGLFREADTPDPEFTDTISLDLASVVPSLAGPKRPEGRVALEDVGTAFASALASEYKKTGDIAQRFAVEGTNYDLGHGDVVIAAITSCTNTSNPSVLIGAGLLARNAHERGLKAKPWVKTSLAPGSRVVAEYLDKAGLQKDLDKLGFNLVGFGCTTCIGNSGPLPAPVSKSINDHDLVAAAVLSGNRNFEGRVNPDVQANYLASPPLVVAFALAGSVTKDLTKEPLGTDKQGEPVFLRDIWPSNAEIQKFIRKNVTRSLFRDTYEDVFEGDKHWRKVDAPSGETYKWTDSTYVRNPPYFEGLTKEPKPVADIVGAHILALFGDKITTDHISPAGSIKAASPAGRWLMERQVAQADFNQYGTRRGNHEVMMRGTFANIRIKNHILRDDAGNAPEGGNTKHFPDGETLSIYDAAAKYAAEGAPLVVFAGAEYGNGSSRDWAAKGTMLLGVRAVIAQSFERIHRSNLVGMGILPLTFEPGTSWASLGLTGAETVTIRGLAGDTLTPRQTLQAEIVYPDGKTANVPLLARIDTLDELEYFKNGGILPYVLRQLAG; the protein is encoded by the coding sequence ATGCCGTCGCTCGACAGTTTCAAAGCCCTCGACACGCTAAAGGTCGGAGACGACGCTTATCATTATTTCTCGCTGAAGGCCGCGGAGGCCAACGGCCTCACCGGCGTCGCGCGTCTCCCCTATTCGCTGCGCGTGCTGCTCGAGAATCTGCTGCGCAACGAGGACGGCCGCTCGGTCACGAAAGAACATATCGAAGGTTTCTCCAAATGGCTGACCGAGAAGGGCAAGGCCGAGCGCGAGATCGCCTTCCGCCCCGCGCGCGTGCTGATGCAGGATTTCACCGGCGTGCCGGCCGTCGTCGATCTCGCGGCGATGCGCGACGCTTTCGTCGCGCTCGGCGGCGATCCGCAGAAGATCAATCCGCTCGTGCCGGTCGATCTCGTCATCGACCACTCCGTCATCGTCGACGAGTTCGGCACTAGAAAAGCGCTCGACGCCAATGTCGAGCTCGAATATGAGCGCAATGGCGAGCGCTATCGCTTTCTGAAATGGGGCCAATCCTCCTTCGACAATTTCCGCGTGGTGCCGCCCGGCACGGGCATTTGCCATCAGGTCAATCTCGAATTTCTCGCCCAGACGGTCTGGACGAAGAAGGAGAAGACCCGCAACGCCGACGGCAAGAAGGAGACGATCGAATACGCTTATCCCGACACTCTGGTCGGCACCGATTCGCACACCACAATGGTGAACGGCCTCGCCGTGCTGGGCTGGGGCGTCGGCGGCATCGAGGCGGAAGCGGCCATGCTCGGCCAGCCGCTGTCGATGCTGATTCCGGAGGTCGTCGGCTTCGAGCTGACGGGCGAACCCAAAGAGGGCGTGACCGCCACCGACATCGTGCTGACCGTCACGCAAATGCTGCGCAAGAAGGGCGTCGTCGGCAAATTCGTCGAGTTCTTCGGCAAGGGCCTCGCGCATCTCTCGCTCGCCGATCGCGCCACCATCGCCAATATGGCGCCGGAATATGGCGCGACCTGCGGCTTCTTCCCGGTCGACGCGGAGACGCTCGACTATCTCAAAATGTCCGGCCGCTCCAATTCGCGCATCGATCTCGTCGAGGCCTACGCCAAGGCGCAAGGGCTGTTCCGCGAGGCCGACACGCCCGATCCCGAATTCACCGACACGATCTCGCTCGACCTCGCATCGGTCGTTCCCTCGCTCGCCGGGCCGAAGCGCCCCGAAGGCCGCGTCGCGCTCGAGGATGTGGGAACGGCTTTCGCGAGCGCGCTCGCGAGCGAATATAAGAAGACCGGCGATATCGCGCAGCGCTTTGCGGTCGAGGGAACGAATTACGATCTCGGCCATGGCGATGTGGTGATCGCCGCCATCACCTCCTGCACCAACACGTCCAATCCGAGCGTGCTGATCGGCGCCGGACTCCTCGCGCGCAACGCCCATGAGCGCGGGCTGAAGGCAAAACCCTGGGTGAAGACCTCGCTCGCGCCGGGAAGCCGCGTCGTCGCCGAATATCTCGATAAGGCCGGGCTGCAGAAGGACCTCGACAAGCTCGGCTTCAATCTCGTCGGCTTCGGCTGCACCACCTGCATCGGCAATTCCGGCCCGCTGCCGGCGCCGGTGTCGAAATCGATCAACGATCATGATCTCGTCGCGGCGGCGGTGCTCTCGGGCAATCGCAATTTCGAGGGGCGCGTCAATCCGGATGTGCAGGCCAATTATCTCGCCTCGCCGCCGCTCGTCGTCGCTTTCGCGCTCGCCGGCTCGGTGACCAAGGACCTCACCAAAGAGCCGCTCGGGACCGACAAGCAGGGCGAGCCGGTATTCCTGCGCGACATCTGGCCGAGCAATGCGGAAATCCAGAAATTCATCCGCAAGAATGTGACGCGCTCTCTGTTCCGCGACACTTACGAGGACGTGTTCGAGGGCGACAAGCACTGGCGCAAGGTCGACGCGCCCTCGGGCGAAACCTATAAATGGACGGATTCGACCTATGTGCGCAATCCGCCCTATTTCGAGGGGCTGACCAAGGAGCCGAAGCCCGTCGCGGACATCGTCGGGGCGCATATTCTCGCGCTCTTCGGCGACAAGATCACCACCGACCATATCTCGCCGGCGGGCTCGATCAAGGCCGCCTCGCCGGCCGGGCGCTGGCTGATGGAGCGCCAGGTCGCGCAGGCGGACTTCAACCAATATGGCACGCGCCGCGGCAATCACGAGGTGATGATGCGCGGCACTTTCGCCAATATCCGCATCAAGAACCATATTCTGCGCGACGACGCCGGCAATGCGCCGGAGGGCGGGAACACGAAGCATTTCCCGGACGGCGAGACGCTCTCCATCTATGACGCCGCGGCGAAATACGCCGCCGAGGGCGCGCCGCTGGTCGTCTTCGCCGGCGCCGAATATGGCAATGGCTCGTCGCGCGACTGGGCGGCGAAGGGGACCATGCTGCTCGGCGTGCGCGCTGTCATCGCGCAGAGCTTCGAGCGCATCCATCGCTCCAATCTCGTCGGCATGGGCATTCTGCCGCTGACCTTCGAGCCGGGGACGAGCTGGGCGTCGCTCGGTCTCACCGGCGCGGAGACGGTGACGATCCGCGGTCTCGCCGGCGACACGCTGACGCCCCGGCAGACGCTGCAGGCGGAGATCGTCTATCCCGACGGCAAGACCGCGAATGTGCCGCTGCTGGCGCGCATCGACACGCTCGACGAGCTCGAATATTTCAAGAACGGCGGTATTCTGCCTTACGTGCTGAGGCAGCTCGCCGGGTGA
- a CDS encoding LysR substrate-binding domain-containing protein translates to MRHLPSLVALKAFEAAAWRQSFKLAAADLGVTPTAVSHQIKQLEAELGVSLFTRRPRGIAVTPEGRALFIDLRRAFDAIAEAVERTRERRRIAALAAPAALAERLLLPRIDDFRARCPGWDLRLRICDDADEPRDGATDVVIRCGPLEAQSRFAATPLPPQRFAPVCSPTLGVRRPRHLATATLLHCPSTPSWRQWLEARGKGRFDPESGLRFEDEAALIRAAVAGRGVALARLPLVARELRSEALAQPFGPHLDGPSYHLVHSHGAQDQPAVAVLRDWLLAELVDTPRGADQ, encoded by the coding sequence ATGCGCCATCTCCCTTCGCTCGTCGCATTGAAAGCCTTCGAGGCCGCCGCATGGCGGCAGAGCTTCAAGCTGGCCGCCGCCGACCTCGGCGTCACGCCGACCGCCGTCAGCCATCAGATCAAGCAGCTGGAGGCGGAGCTGGGCGTCAGCCTGTTCACGCGGCGGCCGCGCGGGATCGCGGTCACGCCGGAGGGGCGCGCCCTCTTCATCGATCTGCGGCGCGCCTTCGACGCTATCGCCGAGGCGGTCGAGCGCACGCGCGAGCGCCGGCGAATCGCCGCCCTCGCCGCGCCTGCGGCGCTCGCCGAGCGTCTGCTGCTGCCGCGCATAGACGACTTTCGCGCGCGCTGTCCGGGCTGGGACCTGCGGCTGAGGATCTGCGACGATGCGGACGAGCCGCGCGATGGCGCGACCGATGTCGTGATCCGCTGCGGCCCTCTGGAGGCGCAATCCCGCTTCGCCGCGACGCCGCTGCCGCCGCAACGCTTCGCGCCTGTCTGCAGTCCCACGCTCGGCGTGCGCCGTCCCCGCCATCTCGCGACGGCGACGCTGCTCCACTGCCCCTCGACGCCGAGTTGGCGTCAATGGCTCGAGGCGCGCGGCAAAGGCCGTTTCGACCCGGAGTCCGGCCTGCGCTTCGAGGACGAGGCCGCCCTCATTCGCGCCGCGGTCGCCGGTCGCGGCGTCGCGCTGGCGCGACTGCCGCTCGTCGCTCGGGAGCTGCGGTCCGAGGCGCTGGCGCAGCCCTTCGGCCCGCATCTCGACGGCCCCTCATATCATCTCGTCCATTCCCACGGCGCGCAAGACCAGCCGGCGGTCGCCGTTCTGAGAGATTGGCTGCTCGCCGAGCTCGTGGACACGCCGCGCGGCGCGGATCAATAG
- a CDS encoding L,D-transpeptidase, with translation MRFLKVLALVASALFASIGAASATVQIHVDLSTQRMHVESSKGSYSWPVSTARSGYVTPRGTYAPTGLQKMHYSRKYHMSPMPHSIFFNGGYAIHGTYSTGALGRPASHGCVRLAPGNAAALYKMVQEEGAQISITGSAPTSHRYAAHSGQKRHVAGLHRPHRSNAVAYAGHRSRAMAYGPSQRYRGSASVKSWQSAPMSYPFGY, from the coding sequence ATGCGTTTCTTGAAAGTTCTCGCGCTCGTCGCGTCCGCGCTGTTCGCGTCGATCGGCGCGGCTTCGGCCACCGTGCAAATTCATGTCGACCTCTCGACCCAGCGGATGCATGTCGAATCGTCCAAAGGGTCCTACAGCTGGCCGGTCTCCACGGCGCGCTCCGGCTATGTGACGCCGCGCGGCACTTATGCCCCCACCGGGCTGCAGAAAATGCATTATTCGCGCAAATATCACATGTCGCCGATGCCGCATTCGATCTTCTTCAACGGCGGCTACGCCATCCACGGCACTTATTCGACCGGCGCGCTCGGCCGTCCGGCCTCGCACGGCTGCGTGCGCCTCGCCCCCGGCAACGCCGCGGCGCTCTACAAGATGGTGCAGGAAGAGGGCGCGCAGATCTCGATCACCGGCTCCGCTCCGACCTCGCATCGCTACGCCGCGCATAGCGGCCAGAAGCGTCATGTCGCAGGCCTGCATCGGCCGCATCGCTCCAACGCCGTCGCCTATGCCGGCCATCGCTCGCGCGCCATGGCCTATGGGCCGTCCCAGCGCTATCGCGGCTCCGCCAGCGTGAAGTCGTGGCAGTCGGCGCCGATGAGCTATCCGTTCGGCTATTGA
- the mepA gene encoding penicillin-insensitive murein endopeptidase, protein MLSLLVCAAAQAQDRGTLDPRPLPPLAHPGDPKTPAKELFGRAPGPAALEPEPIGFYSHGCLAGAQALPANGPSWQVMRLSRGRYWGHPDLIAFLERLAPPAAQAAGWPGLLIGDISQPRGGPMLTGHASHQIGLDADIWLTPMPGRELSRAEREEMSATNVVREDRLDVDPEIWTEGHMAVLRTAAQSPQVQRIFVNAAIKRALCRQATGDRRWLAKVRPMFGHDYHFHVRLFCPRGAESCKDQDGVPPGDGCDASLSWWFTEEALHPKKSTKTWPPMTMAGLPAECRQVLTAR, encoded by the coding sequence ATGCTTTCGCTCCTCGTCTGCGCCGCCGCGCAGGCTCAGGATCGGGGCACGCTCGACCCCAGGCCATTGCCGCCTCTCGCTCATCCCGGCGATCCCAAGACCCCGGCCAAGGAGCTGTTCGGCCGCGCGCCCGGTCCGGCGGCGCTCGAACCCGAGCCGATCGGCTTTTACTCGCACGGCTGCCTCGCCGGCGCGCAGGCGCTGCCGGCCAATGGCCCGAGCTGGCAGGTCATGCGCCTCTCGCGCGGCCGCTATTGGGGCCATCCGGATTTGATCGCCTTCCTCGAGCGGCTGGCGCCGCCGGCGGCGCAGGCCGCCGGCTGGCCGGGCCTCCTGATCGGGGATATTTCACAGCCGCGCGGCGGCCCTATGCTCACAGGCCACGCCTCGCATCAGATCGGCCTCGACGCGGATATCTGGTTGACCCCCATGCCCGGCCGCGAGCTCTCTCGCGCCGAGCGCGAGGAGATGTCGGCGACCAATGTCGTGCGGGAGGATCGGCTCGACGTCGACCCGGAAATCTGGACCGAGGGGCATATGGCCGTTCTGCGCACGGCCGCGCAATCGCCGCAGGTGCAGCGCATCTTCGTCAACGCCGCGATCAAGCGCGCGCTCTGCCGCCAGGCGACCGGCGACCGCCGCTGGCTCGCCAAGGTCCGCCCGATGTTCGGGCATGATTACCACTTCCACGTGCGGCTGTTCTGCCCGCGCGGCGCCGAGAGCTGCAAGGATCAGGACGGCGTGCCGCCGGGCGACGGCTGTGACGCCTCGCTCTCCTGGTGGTTCACCGAGGAGGCGCTGCACCCGAAGAAATCGACCAAGACCTGGCCGCCGATGACCATGGCCGGCCTGCCGGCCGAGTGCCGGCAGGTGCTGACGGCGCGATAG
- the msrA gene encoding peptide-methionine (S)-S-oxide reductase MsrA: protein MPYWRKRSGSRKGATDMDHFVNHHPLHGPFPQGLEQIVLGMGCFWGAERRFWRLGEGVFVTAVGYAGGATENPSYEQVCSGRTGHAEVVLVAFDPALISCETLLRTFWESHDPTQGDRQGNDIGTQYRSVIFCSSDEQLRLAEASRRAYGAALAAKGLGPITTQIAPAPPFYYAEDYHQQYLAKNPDGYCGLGGTGVACPTGLGAEPA from the coding sequence ATCCCATATTGGCGCAAACGCAGCGGCAGCCGGAAAGGCGCGACCGATATGGACCATTTCGTCAATCATCATCCCTTGCATGGCCCCTTCCCGCAAGGGCTCGAACAAATCGTCCTCGGCATGGGCTGCTTCTGGGGCGCGGAACGGCGCTTCTGGCGGCTCGGCGAGGGCGTCTTCGTCACCGCCGTCGGCTATGCGGGCGGGGCGACCGAAAATCCGAGCTACGAGCAGGTCTGCTCGGGCCGCACCGGCCATGCCGAGGTGGTGCTGGTGGCGTTCGATCCGGCGCTGATCTCCTGCGAGACGCTGCTGCGAACCTTCTGGGAGAGTCATGATCCGACTCAGGGCGACCGGCAGGGCAATGATATCGGCACGCAATATCGCTCGGTGATCTTCTGCTCGTCGGACGAGCAGCTGCGCCTCGCCGAAGCGTCGCGGCGAGCCTATGGCGCGGCGCTCGCCGCCAAGGGCCTCGGCCCGATCACGACGCAGATCGCGCCCGCCCCGCCTTTCTATTATGCGGAAGACTATCACCAGCAGTATCTCGCCAAGAACCCGGACGGCTATTGCGGGCTCGGCGGAACCGGCGTCGCCTGCCCGACAGGGCTGGGCGCGGAGCCGGCCTGA